One stretch of Amycolatopsis tolypomycina DNA includes these proteins:
- a CDS encoding LacI family DNA-binding transcriptional regulator yields the protein MTVTIHDVARRANVSISTVSRAFTSPDLVRQQTRTRVLAAAHELGYHAAGAPQPGPAVRTGHIGIVVSDLGNPFFTGVLNGVQARARQDDIAVLFANSDEDPATEQNLVRRMAKQVDGVVLCSPSMTDDQLRALAGQTTLVLLNREVAGIPSIVMDAADGMRQAIEHLAALGHRRCAYLGGPRASWANHARKLGLAETARKHGTEVVEFGPFPPVFEGGLQGADLALAADVTAIVAYNDLVAFGALARLNARGVPVPDEISLVGFDDLVFAAISAPPLTTIAMPTEAAGRAAVTILLGLLDGEADEHTTQVLDTHLIVRATTAPPAR from the coding sequence GTGACCGTGACGATTCACGACGTCGCCCGCCGGGCCAACGTGTCGATCTCGACCGTCTCGCGGGCGTTCACCTCCCCGGACCTGGTCCGGCAGCAGACCCGCACCCGGGTGCTGGCCGCGGCGCACGAGCTGGGCTACCACGCGGCAGGCGCGCCGCAGCCGGGGCCGGCGGTCCGCACCGGGCACATCGGGATCGTGGTCTCGGACCTGGGCAACCCGTTCTTCACCGGCGTGCTCAACGGCGTCCAGGCCCGTGCCCGGCAGGACGACATCGCGGTGCTGTTCGCCAACAGCGACGAGGACCCGGCGACCGAGCAGAACCTCGTCCGCCGGATGGCCAAGCAGGTCGACGGCGTCGTGCTGTGCAGCCCGAGCATGACCGACGACCAGCTGCGCGCGCTCGCCGGGCAGACGACGCTGGTGCTGCTCAACCGGGAGGTGGCCGGGATCCCGTCGATCGTGATGGACGCCGCCGACGGGATGCGCCAGGCGATCGAGCACCTGGCGGCGCTGGGCCACCGCCGCTGCGCCTACCTGGGCGGGCCGCGGGCGTCGTGGGCGAACCACGCCCGCAAGCTGGGCCTGGCGGAGACCGCGCGGAAGCACGGCACGGAAGTCGTCGAGTTCGGCCCGTTCCCCCCGGTGTTCGAAGGCGGCCTGCAGGGCGCGGACCTGGCACTGGCCGCGGACGTGACGGCGATCGTCGCCTACAACGACCTGGTCGCCTTCGGCGCGCTGGCCCGCCTGAACGCGCGGGGGGTGCCGGTGCCGGACGAGATCAGCCTGGTCGGCTTCGACGACCTGGTGTTCGCGGCGATCTCGGCGCCCCCGCTGACGACGATCGCGATGCCGACGGAGGCCGCGGGCCGCGCGGCGGTGACGATCCTGCTGGGCCTGCTGGACGGCGAGGCCGACGAGCACACGACGCAGGTGCTGGACACGCACCTGATCGTCCGCGCCACGACGGCCCCGCCGGCGCGCTGA
- a CDS encoding FAD-binding protein, whose translation MGESNWAGNLTYGADAVTTPRTVGEVQEAVAAATHVKALGSRHCFNTIADSPGGLLLDLRALDVPVEIGDGTVTVGGSARYGDFARQLHNAGFALPNLASLPHITVAGSVATGTHGSGRRQPGLAAAVSGIELVTADGELRTFTRADTEFAGLVVGLGAFGVVTRLTLDVVPAFDVRQDVFDDLPWAAAQDHFDEIEDAGYSVSMFTNWANDKIDQVWLKSRVDDFTHRAGLFGAVPADGPRHPAHAAGIPADNCTRQLGVPGPWHERLPHFALAFTPSVGDELQSEYFVPYRDAAAAIRAVRELGDRVAPLLLVSEIRAIAGDDLWLSPCHGGDRVALHFTWQPRQADVEALLPVLEERLAPFGARPHWGKLFHGVPAGYPKLAEFRALAERLDPDGKFRNPFLHRNVFGS comes from the coding sequence GTGGGCGAGTCGAACTGGGCCGGGAACCTCACCTACGGCGCGGACGCGGTGACGACGCCGCGGACCGTCGGCGAGGTGCAGGAAGCCGTCGCGGCCGCGACGCACGTCAAGGCCCTCGGCAGCCGGCACTGCTTCAACACGATCGCGGACTCCCCGGGCGGGCTGCTGCTCGACCTGCGCGCCCTCGACGTGCCCGTCGAGATCGGCGACGGCACGGTGACCGTCGGCGGGTCGGCCCGCTACGGCGACTTCGCGCGGCAACTGCACAACGCGGGCTTCGCGCTGCCGAATCTGGCGTCGCTGCCCCACATCACGGTGGCGGGCAGCGTCGCGACCGGCACCCACGGTTCCGGGCGGCGGCAGCCGGGGCTGGCCGCGGCCGTCTCCGGGATCGAGCTGGTCACCGCCGACGGCGAGCTGCGGACCTTCACCCGCGCCGACACGGAATTCGCGGGCCTGGTCGTCGGGCTCGGCGCGTTCGGCGTCGTCACCCGGCTGACCCTCGACGTCGTTCCGGCGTTCGACGTCCGCCAGGACGTGTTCGACGATTTGCCGTGGGCAGCCGCCCAGGACCATTTCGACGAAATCGAAGACGCCGGCTACAGCGTCAGCATGTTCACGAACTGGGCGAACGACAAGATCGACCAGGTGTGGCTCAAGAGCCGTGTCGACGATTTCACGCACCGCGCCGGGCTTTTCGGCGCCGTGCCGGCGGACGGCCCCCGCCACCCGGCGCACGCGGCGGGCATCCCGGCGGACAACTGCACGCGCCAGCTTGGGGTGCCGGGCCCGTGGCACGAGCGGCTCCCGCACTTCGCGCTGGCGTTCACCCCGAGCGTCGGGGACGAGCTGCAGTCGGAGTACTTCGTGCCGTACCGCGACGCCGCCGCGGCGATCCGGGCGGTCCGCGAGCTCGGCGACCGGGTGGCCCCGCTGCTGCTGGTCTCGGAGATCCGGGCCATCGCGGGCGACGACCTGTGGCTCAGCCCCTGTCACGGCGGCGACCGGGTGGCCCTGCACTTCACGTGGCAGCCGCGGCAGGCCGACGTCGAGGCACTGCTGCCGGTGCTCGAGGAGCGCCTGGCGCCGTTCGGGGCGCGGCCGCACTGGGGCAAGCTGTTCCACGGCGTCCCGGCGGGCTACCCGAAGCTGGCCGAGTTCCGGGCGCTGGCCGAGCGGCTCGACCCGGACGGCAAGTTCCGCAACCCCTTCCTGCACCGCAACGTCTTCGGGAGCTGA
- a CDS encoding serine hydrolase domain-containing protein, whose protein sequence is MDLRETLHRHVDDGTLPGAVAIVDTGGRREVVAVGSVDAEGSRPMAEDTLFRFASITKPITAAALLVLVDDGRLALDDPIGRRLPELAEPKVVRTPASALDDVVPAKRPITGVVQPGFTRVAEQRYVSRPSPCTGTAPASPGA, encoded by the coding sequence ATGGACCTGCGCGAGACCCTGCACCGCCACGTCGACGACGGCACGCTGCCCGGCGCGGTGGCGATCGTGGACACCGGCGGCCGGCGGGAGGTCGTGGCCGTCGGCTCGGTCGACGCCGAGGGCAGCCGCCCGATGGCCGAGGACACGCTGTTCCGCTTCGCGTCGATAACCAAGCCGATCACCGCTGCCGCGCTGCTGGTGCTGGTGGACGACGGCCGGCTCGCCCTCGACGACCCGATCGGCCGCCGGCTGCCCGAGCTGGCCGAGCCGAAGGTGGTGCGCACCCCGGCGAGCGCGCTCGACGACGTCGTCCCGGCCAAGCGGCCGATCACAGGTGTCGTACAGCCAGGATTCACCAGGGTGGCAGAGCAGCGGTACGTCTCCCGGCCGTCGCCCTGCACGGGGACAGCGCCTGCATCGCCGGGAGCGTGA
- a CDS encoding ArsR/SmtB family transcription factor, which produces MSRPLYQVKAEFFKTLGHPARIRILELLSEREHAVSELLPEVGIEPANMSQHLAVLRRAGLVTTRKAGSAVHYSLTSTDVAELLAVARKILTEVLSGQVELLGDLRTAAVAARREE; this is translated from the coding sequence GTGAGCAGGCCGCTCTACCAGGTCAAGGCCGAGTTCTTCAAGACGCTCGGGCACCCGGCCCGGATCCGGATCCTGGAGCTGCTCAGCGAGCGCGAGCACGCGGTGTCGGAACTGCTGCCGGAGGTCGGGATCGAGCCGGCGAACATGTCGCAGCACCTCGCCGTGCTGCGCCGGGCCGGGCTGGTGACCACCCGCAAGGCGGGGTCGGCCGTCCACTACTCGCTGACCAGCACCGACGTCGCCGAGCTGCTCGCGGTGGCCAGGAAGATCCTGACCGAGGTGCTCAGCGGCCAGGTCGAGCTGCTCGGCGACCTCCGGACGGCGGCGGTGGCCGCCCGCCGGGAGGAGTGA
- the argG gene encoding argininosuccinate synthase, translated as MSKVLTSLPVGERVGIAFSGGLDTSVAVAWMRDKGAVPCTYTADIGQYDEPDIESVPGRAGQYGAEIARLVDCKEALVEEGLAALTCGAFHIRTGGRSYFNTTPLGRAVTGTLLVRAMLEDDVQIWGDGSTYKGNDIERFYRYGLLANPSLRVYKPWLDADFVTELGGRKEMSEWLLAHDLPYRDSTEKAYSTDANIWGATHEAKSLEHLDTGIEIVKPIMGVAFWDPEVEIATEDVTIGFEQGRPMTINGKEFASAVDLVLEANAIGGRHGLGMSDQIENRIIEAKSRGIYEAPGMALLHAAYERLVNAIHNEDTLASYHNEGRRLGRLMYEGRWLDPQAMMLRESLQRWVGTAITGEVTLRLRRGEDYSILDTTGPAFSYHPDKLSMERTEDSAFGPVDRIGQLTMRNLDIADSRAKLEQYASLGMVGGSNPKLIGAAQAASTGLIGAMPEGGAEVIASRGKTDDVELLDNAAMEFGTD; from the coding sequence ATGTCCAAGGTGCTCACTTCCCTGCCCGTCGGCGAGCGTGTCGGTATCGCCTTCTCCGGTGGCCTCGACACTTCCGTAGCGGTCGCGTGGATGCGCGACAAGGGCGCGGTGCCCTGCACCTACACCGCCGACATCGGCCAGTACGACGAGCCCGACATCGAGTCCGTGCCCGGCCGCGCCGGCCAGTACGGTGCCGAGATCGCCCGGCTCGTCGACTGCAAGGAAGCCCTCGTCGAAGAGGGGCTCGCGGCGCTGACCTGCGGTGCGTTCCACATCCGCACCGGCGGCCGCAGCTACTTCAACACCACCCCGCTCGGCCGCGCCGTCACCGGCACGCTGCTGGTGCGCGCCATGCTCGAGGACGACGTCCAGATCTGGGGCGACGGCTCCACCTACAAGGGCAACGACATCGAGCGGTTCTACCGCTACGGCCTGCTGGCCAACCCCTCCCTGCGCGTCTACAAGCCGTGGCTCGACGCGGACTTCGTCACCGAGCTCGGCGGCCGCAAGGAGATGTCCGAGTGGCTGCTGGCGCACGACCTGCCCTACCGGGACAGCACCGAGAAGGCCTACTCGACCGACGCCAACATCTGGGGCGCCACGCACGAGGCCAAGTCCCTCGAGCACCTCGACACCGGCATCGAGATCGTCAAGCCGATCATGGGCGTCGCCTTCTGGGACCCCGAGGTCGAGATCGCCACCGAGGACGTCACCATCGGGTTCGAGCAGGGCCGGCCGATGACGATCAACGGCAAGGAGTTCGCCTCCGCCGTCGACCTGGTCCTCGAAGCCAACGCCATCGGCGGCCGGCACGGCCTGGGCATGTCCGACCAGATCGAGAACCGGATCATCGAGGCCAAGAGCCGCGGCATCTACGAAGCCCCGGGCATGGCGCTGCTGCACGCCGCCTACGAGCGGCTCGTCAACGCCATCCACAACGAGGACACCCTCGCCAGCTACCACAACGAAGGCCGCCGCCTCGGCCGCCTGATGTACGAAGGCCGCTGGCTGGACCCGCAGGCCATGATGCTGCGCGAGTCGCTGCAGCGCTGGGTCGGCACCGCGATCACCGGCGAGGTGACGCTGCGGCTGCGGCGCGGCGAGGACTACTCCATCCTCGACACGACCGGCCCGGCGTTCAGCTACCACCCGGACAAGCTGTCGATGGAGCGGACCGAGGACTCGGCGTTCGGCCCGGTCGACCGGATCGGCCAGCTGACCATGCGCAACCTCGACATCGCCGACTCGCGCGCGAAGCTGGAGCAGTACGCGAGCCTCGGCATGGTCGGCGGCTCGAACCCGAAGCTGATCGGCGCCGCGCAGGCCGCATCGACCGGCCTGATCGGCGCGATGCCCGAGGGCGGCGCCGAGGTGATCGCCTCGCGCGGCAAGACCGACGACGTCGAGCTGCTCGACAACGCCGCGATGGAGTTCGGCACGGACTGA
- a CDS encoding aminoglycoside phosphotransferase family protein: MARMHADEHAIDTTLVRRLVHGQFPRWADLPITPLASGGTVNAVYRLGDSLTVRLPLTEGGAADIEKERRALAALGELPMAVPAVVAVGEPGEGYPLPWAVHGWLDGAPALEGRPARGLAEFVLAVRANRAAGPPARRGRPLSTMDSFAREAIDELSRTDEPFDAAAARAVWAEALDAPQWTGPPCWVHGDLMPGNLLLRDGRLSGVLDWATAGVGDPAIDLIPAWNLLTADTRGAFRDAVAPDDATWARGRGRALAMAVIQLPYYRHTNPVISANARYVLAELGVLTSSR, translated from the coding sequence ATGGCCCGGATGCACGCCGACGAGCACGCCATCGACACCACCCTGGTCCGGCGGCTGGTGCACGGGCAGTTCCCGCGGTGGGCCGACCTGCCGATCACTCCCCTGGCCTCCGGCGGCACGGTCAACGCCGTCTACCGCCTGGGCGACTCGCTGACCGTCCGGCTCCCGCTCACCGAAGGCGGCGCCGCCGACATCGAGAAGGAACGCCGGGCCCTGGCCGCCCTCGGCGAACTGCCCATGGCGGTCCCGGCCGTCGTTGCGGTCGGGGAACCCGGCGAGGGGTACCCGTTGCCGTGGGCGGTGCACGGCTGGCTCGACGGCGCACCCGCGCTCGAAGGCCGCCCGGCCCGCGGCCTGGCGGAGTTCGTCCTCGCGGTCCGGGCGAACCGGGCGGCGGGCCCGCCGGCCCGCCGCGGACGGCCGCTGTCCACAATGGATTCGTTCGCCCGCGAGGCGATCGACGAGCTGAGCCGCACCGACGAGCCGTTCGACGCGGCGGCGGCCCGGGCCGTCTGGGCCGAAGCGCTCGACGCTCCACAGTGGACCGGGCCGCCGTGCTGGGTGCACGGCGACCTGATGCCCGGCAACCTCCTGCTGCGCGACGGCCGGCTCTCCGGGGTCCTCGACTGGGCGACCGCGGGCGTCGGCGACCCGGCGATCGACCTCATCCCGGCGTGGAACCTGCTGACCGCGGACACCCGGGGCGCCTTCCGCGACGCCGTGGCCCCCGACGACGCGACCTGGGCCCGCGGCCGCGGCCGGGCGTTGGCGATGGCGGTGATCCAGCTGCCGTACTACCGGCACACGAACCCCGTCATCTCGGCCAACGCCCGGTACGTGCTCGCGGAACTGGGCGTGCTCACCAGTTCCCGATGA
- the glpD gene encoding glycerol-3-phosphate dehydrogenase has translation MTPLSPQYRAETLRKLVNEEVDVLVVGGGVTGAGVALDAASRGLSTALVEARDFAAGTSSRSSKLIHGGLRYLEQLDFKLVREALKERGLLLQKLAPHLVRPVKFLVPLQHRVWERGYIGAGVTLYDTLGGARALPRHRHLSKRGAFKAAPGLADDALIGAIQYYDAQVDDARHTMTIARTAAEQGASVLTRTRVTSLLRDGERVVGAKVVDRESGVEFEIRAKTVVAATGVWSDDMAEAAGIPAPFTVRASKGIHLVVPREKIDLDTGLILRTEKSVLFVIPWGRHWIVGTTDTEWDLDREHPAASRADVDYVLEHLNAVLRTPVTHDDIEGVYAGLRPLLAAKKAATTKLSREHAVAHPVPGLVIVAGGKYTTYRVMAADAVDVAVEELGRPAPPSWTDRLPIAGAEGYHELWEDRFAVAAKSGLPLTRVEHLLQRYGTRIWNLLSLIEEDPSLREPITETSEYLRVEAVYAVSHEGALHLEDVLTRRTRISIEERDRGVAAAPVVAGLMAPLLGWDSHRTDREVANYLARVEAERSAQEAPDDAAANATRLAAPALLPS, from the coding sequence GTGACCCCGCTTTCCCCGCAGTACCGGGCGGAAACGCTGCGGAAGCTGGTCAACGAAGAGGTCGACGTGCTCGTCGTCGGCGGGGGAGTGACCGGGGCCGGCGTCGCGCTCGACGCCGCGTCCCGGGGGCTGTCGACCGCGCTGGTCGAGGCCCGCGACTTCGCCGCCGGCACGTCCAGCCGGTCGTCCAAGCTGATCCACGGCGGCCTGCGCTACCTGGAGCAGCTGGACTTCAAGCTGGTCCGCGAAGCGCTCAAGGAACGCGGGCTGCTGCTGCAGAAGCTGGCCCCGCACCTGGTGCGGCCGGTCAAGTTCCTGGTCCCGCTGCAGCACCGGGTGTGGGAGCGCGGCTACATCGGCGCCGGCGTCACGCTGTACGACACCCTCGGCGGCGCCCGCGCGCTGCCGCGGCACCGGCACCTGTCCAAGCGAGGCGCCTTCAAGGCGGCTCCCGGCCTGGCCGACGACGCGCTGATCGGAGCGATCCAGTACTACGACGCCCAGGTCGACGACGCCCGGCACACGATGACGATCGCGCGCACGGCCGCCGAGCAGGGCGCTTCGGTCCTGACCCGGACCCGGGTGACGTCGCTGCTGCGTGACGGCGAGCGCGTCGTCGGCGCGAAGGTGGTGGACCGCGAAAGCGGGGTCGAGTTCGAGATCCGCGCGAAGACCGTCGTGGCCGCGACCGGTGTGTGGAGCGACGACATGGCGGAGGCGGCGGGCATTCCGGCGCCGTTCACCGTCCGCGCGTCGAAGGGCATCCACCTGGTGGTGCCGCGGGAGAAGATCGACCTCGACACCGGGCTGATCCTGCGCACGGAGAAGAGCGTCCTGTTCGTCATCCCGTGGGGCCGCCACTGGATCGTCGGCACCACCGACACCGAGTGGGACCTCGACCGCGAGCACCCGGCGGCGAGCCGCGCCGACGTCGACTACGTGCTCGAACACCTCAACGCCGTCCTGCGCACCCCCGTGACGCACGACGACATCGAGGGCGTCTACGCCGGCCTGCGTCCGCTGCTGGCGGCGAAGAAGGCCGCGACGACGAAGCTGTCGCGGGAGCACGCGGTGGCGCACCCGGTCCCAGGCCTGGTCATCGTGGCCGGCGGCAAGTACACGACGTACCGGGTGATGGCCGCGGACGCCGTCGACGTCGCGGTCGAGGAACTCGGGCGTCCGGCGCCGCCGTCGTGGACCGACCGGCTCCCGATCGCGGGTGCCGAGGGCTACCACGAGCTGTGGGAGGACCGCTTCGCCGTGGCCGCGAAGTCGGGGCTGCCGCTGACCCGCGTCGAGCACCTGCTGCAGCGGTACGGCACGCGGATCTGGAACCTCCTGTCGCTCATCGAGGAGGATCCCTCGCTTCGGGAGCCGATCACGGAGACGTCGGAATACCTCCGCGTGGAGGCGGTGTACGCGGTCTCGCACGAGGGCGCGCTGCACCTGGAGGACGTCCTGACGCGGCGGACGCGCATCTCGATCGAGGAACGCGACCGCGGTGTCGCGGCGGCGCCCGTCGTGGCGGGCTTGATGGCCCCGCTGCTGGGCTGGGACTCCCACCGGACGGACCGCGAGGTGGCGAACTACCTGGCCCGCGTCGAAGCGGAGCGCTCGGCCCAGGAAGCCCCGGACGACGCGGCGGCGAACGCCACCCGCCTCGCGGCCCCGGCGCTGCTGCCGAGCTAA